AAGGAGAAGGCCTTCAAAATAAttgtagattatttttttttccaattttgccCGCCAAATATGTTTTACGAACGAGATTGGTTGACTATGGGAGCTCATATATTTGGCTCATTGAATAAGGCGAATTGGGGTAGGAGCTTCATCAATTAAGATCCATTTTCATTCCTACACTGGCCTGCAATTCGCATTGTGCACCTCTTCGAAATAAGACTTTTTCCAATTCCATGAGCATATTCGACTTGCCGGCTCGAAAGACAcgcaataattttttaaacttattaaAAATTGTAAGAGAGTGAGTTTGATCacataattttaaatgtgtTGTGCTATATATATGTCGATTCCGCTTCGTACCAGCGAGTGAATTGGATAACACAATTTTAAACGGTTTATGCTATATACGCGGATTCGACGAGTTGTGGGAGGCCCACAATTCGCTATTTGGATGCCGCCTCACGGAGCGGCGAGGGCCCATTCAGAAGCAATAGCCTTGttgaattatcaaaaaaaaatctcatttaaaATGCCTAATAAAGGTTTCGTCACCcaattacttctttttttttctttttttttttctttttgtgaatGTTTGAGGTCTATTCACACAAGACTATTTTTTTggtaaatattatttgtacacTTAGTCTATCGGATCAAGGTGATGTCATGTATCAAGTCGATTCTACAATCATGTGTGGAAGATATAGGTTGCTGGATGTCATATTTTAAAGAATGATGAAGTATGTTTCGAAATCTGGGATTACGCTCCGTAGAACTTGAAGGTGCTAGAACCTAATCAGTGAAGTCATATTCTAGAACTTTGGTCATGTTCTGGAATAAataactcatattttaaaatttgacatgcTGGGACTTTAATGATCTGTTCTAGAATATGATCTGCAACAAACTATTTAAGTTTCAGTAACTTAGGGTCATGACAAATAAGTCAAATTGTATTCAACTCTAAACGGAGATCGATGACTAGAAGTAAATTGAAACACTTGGATGGACAATAATGATCTGTTCatttctcttttgtatactttgAGATTCAGAGTTTCTTCGAGAGAAACTCTTGTTGAGAAGAAAGCTTAGAAGAGCCCAAAGAGAGCTTTTTCTAACTCTACTTCTTATACTTTTTgtatcataaattaattaaaaaaacacaCTCGAGAGATCTTATTCCATAACGTAGGTCACACAACATTGACGGTATTGTGTAAATTTCTTGTATACTTAGTTTTGTTTTCggtacataatatttgattttgttgtatattttttatgttctaGCATTAGACGAGTCTCATTGTTAAGCAAAGAAAAGTCtttgtattttagttttttttttttaatattatttttttcgatttttgCTTCTGCAGGGCTGTGGGCGCAGCGCGGACCCGAAAAAGTGCAGCCGGCAGCATCCCGGGCAGCGCGGCGCGAAACGCGGAAACACGCAAAATCGGACCGTCGACGCCGCagcagctctctctctctctctctctctctctctctctcacgcccGCATTTAGCTGTTCCCACGTGCCCCTGCCACCCAATCACGTGACTCGCCCGATCCCGGCGTGATCTCCATCGGAGGCCGTGCCCGATTTGCCTCTGTCATGCAGCaccacaagaaaaaaaaactttttttccccttttttattttttattattttaccgCTGTTAGATTAGACTTTTATCCGAAGGataaactatttcaaaatatttatcagattttttaaaattttaattttattatctaatatcttaatttttaatttatattatttgagtCAGGCTACAGTACTTTTACgtcaaaattttagataattattactttaataaatttatagttacaagaGTTGCAGgaagtatattaactaaatctataTAGATGACGacgtatttaaaattttgaagttaaaacaTTATTGGCTATTTTAAATTCagtaaattgaaaagttgaataataaaaataaaattttgaaatgtcaAATAGCCATTTCAAAATGATCTACAGTTCgaataagttttatacattttttacctAATCTATGAAgtgcttttaagttttgactctcaaatcttaatttattataaaatctgattaattttttaaattattatgtaaATATGCAAAAGTTATCTAAACTGcggattatttttaatttggctaactaacctttcaaaattttgattttattatccaatatttcagtttgttttatttgaattagttaacaatattttaacttcaaaatttgaatacataGTTTATCTTTTCAAGTATAGTTAGATACATCAcgtaatttttacaattatgaattcattaaagtaactaactagtttaaattttaaagtaaaaatatcattaactaactcaaatcaaataaattgaaaaattgggtaataaaattaaaatttttaaagattaggtACCCAAAGTAAAATGGTCTaacttttgtatgtttttatcttATTATAGTTCAGCTTATAGTATAATTTAGTTGATTGAATAAAAGTATTGTAATGACTAATATAATACATTACTATCACATTAGTGATATACAACCATCCACATCCAAATTGAGAAAGGAGAAAATACCAATGTTTTAAAATCTGGATTAAACAGTAACCCAAAAATGTTACTGGATTAGCTACTGAGCTCAACCACTAGGTCACCCACAGGTTGAACCAGTGAGTCAGCATGatgtcataaatatttaattattatttttaatattattaatatatatatatatatatatatatatattatattctagtatcatatttaattataaaatactaatttttaaacCAAATTAAGTAAACATAACTGTAAGTTTCCAAATttcacttttataaaaataatgtcTTAATAGAAATTAAAGTAAGCGAAATTGATTTTAAACcgttagattttaatataatttgataaaaaatctGACTAGTCAATTCAAACGGTTTAAAGtgggttttctttttatttggtttaaatttttgaattgatCCGCTCCATAAACTGGTTCACTGTCGGAGACGtcggtttgatttgatttttaaatcattggaAAATACCAGTGTGtgatcaaatataaattttgaataagaataaattaatatttactcACTGTGAAACTCGAGGGGGAGAAAATGCTTGACACATTCAATTAAGCACATATATGGCAAGTGGATGCCTATAATAATAGTTGTAGGGCCAGAGACCCTTTTAGCCTAAGAAACAaacaaatactttttttaaaaaaaaaatatatatatatatatagagtgaggctactatgctatcggaagtatggagccttccgtgcttccagctcgttttcgatgttgcgattttcgaatcgtcgatcggctccgttaaacttgatctagagtatttgaagtacctagaaaataaattttattattttttgatatcatttgcctagtgatcgaatgggctcaaaatcaacaaattttaatggtcgtagtgagccgtttgcaagtttaacggtgtagaaatatccaaatcacgtaaaattttgatagaaaattttttatactatataaaataagatcaatatctttgatttaaaattttaatgtcatattatcacattttgtaagatttttattttcaaccgttgattttgagcccattcgatcactaggcaaatgatatcgaaaaataataaaatttattttctaggtacttcaaatactctagatcaagtttaacgaagccgatcgacgattcgaaagtcgcaacatcgaaaacgagctggaagtacggaaggctccgtgcttccgatagcatagtagcctcactctctctctctctctctctctatatatatatatatagaattatgctactatactatcaatagtaccaagtctttggtactatcgagtttttggccgttggatgaaagaatgtgcggttagaataatagtgattcccggttaaattgatagtggtcccctaggattgagttgGTGGCAAGAGATATAGctaggataaaaaaataaatatataagtaTGAAGTAAACaagcaaacaaaataaaagcacTTACATTTCAAGTGGATCATGCCCTAGGATATTTGTGATGGTGGCAAGAGATAGAGCTCGATATCTTGGGAGAATGAGTGTCCCTTGGTTGGCCAACTTGGGCTTAATTAGCAAGATGACAAGGGGGCATGCCATAAAAGAGTTTGGACATGGTAGGGGCATTTTGGGAAGGAGAAAAATGTATGGTTAGGGTTTGTGTTGTGTGCAATGGTCCCCTACTTAGAAGCCACAACTCAACCATTGTCTCCCAAGTTGTCATGAGGAAATGAACAAAAGggaaatgcatgcaacaaggAGTGGGGACAACTACAATAATAGGGTTTTGGTGAGGTGGTGGGGTGAGAGGGGGGGGGGGCTCACTATTGAGGAGCAATCTATCACCATGGTCTTATCCCATGACAAGTACTTATCAACATATCTATACTCTGACCCTCCCATGATCCCCTCGATCCCTGGATTCCTCACTTGTTCTTATTCACAAGTGACAATAACTACTAGGGTTTtggatgtgtgtgtgtgtgtgtgttgtgttggTTACCAGGAATTGTAGTTAGTCAAATATGAGGTCCAAGAATAGTGGATACTTTGGATAGGATAATTTTCCAATTCCAGTTAACCCTTATATCGAGTTCGAGTTATCGATAAATGCCAGGCTAATAAGTTTCTGATACCTCCTATGAATACTTACTGTAATCATTAATatgttagtatattatatatatatatactaatctATACGTGACATATCAATTTGCCAGcacattaataattttttagaaggCTTTTCAAGGTATCATAGTGGACTCTTTCTAGAACTCCTAATTCCACATATTCACCTATTTTGGGCCAGTGGCATTGTATGATTTGTCCAACGACCAGTGAGAAGCAAAGTTGGTTGTGGTCCATGATGCAACTTTAATAGCATGTATGTTGTCCCCTGGCCTACACTTCATATAGAATAAAGCTCTGGTACCTGCTCATTcactttcttttgatttttctttttttttttttcaccattgTTGGAAACTTATTAGTTTGTTGCAACACAACAGGACTAAAGAGAATAGCATGTTCTATATGTTAATTCCAGCTTATTTGAGATTGTTTATTCCAATCACCCTAacttggaatatatatatatatatatatatatggacaaaAAAACATGCGTTTGCTGTAACTTCATGCAAGTTCTATCTTGGGCTATCCAAATTTACTATATACAGCAAACACCATGGTTTCTGGCAATTGGATAAGTCTTTTTTTGCAGTTGGATAAGTTCAACCCTTATACTTCATCAAATATAGCTCCTTTTTCTCTTCATTTAGATGACATGTAATCAAGGGTTCCTCACTGAAATAACATGTAACATTCGAGAACCTTAAAGCGTAAATATGTTGTCAAATTTGAGGGTTTTTAGTTGCAAAAATTCTCAATTCCATACAATCAACTCGGAAGGATGATTACCGCTTCCTTGCCGGTAGATTAGTATATCTCAatttgagaaagagagagaatagttAACAAAGTCAAACAAAAGGTTTATGCAATAAAAACACTTGAATTCCTGATCTTTGCATTCATGTGAAAAGTAGGTCATTACAGTCCAATCTTTAGATCAAGAACTCATTCAAAGATCAACAAGAAGTTGATGGGAGCTTCTCCGACAAGCTCTCAAGCAAACATATTCACACTCCTTATCTTAAGAGCAGGATCTGATCAAACCCAAGTTATAAAGCAATTTCTCCGATCTCGATCTGAAGAGACTACCAATAGAAAATCTACCACCGTCATTTGCTGATGAATTCGCATACATCTCATCCTTCACAAGAAGAACCGTCTGCCCTATCTCGTTCCTTACAGCCTCGATCGTTTGGCTCTGCACTTGATTCCCCGAAGAGTCCACGACGTAGAACACGTTCACGGCTTGCAATCCCTGCGTCGACACCTCGGCCTGCGAGACTGATAATCCATTTTCCCTAAATATCCGGGTCACGTCGGCGAGAAGGCCCGCTCTATCTTCACAGCAAAGCTCAAGCCTCACACCCTGAACCGACCATCATTATGTACATTGAGCTAAACATTGCTCATTATGCATGAGAAAGAGAACTTCCAACTAACTACAGGTTTCTTATATACATATCCAACTAGGCAAAAGAGTAATGTGTACATatgtaagaaattaaattaaccCTTAAATGGGAAAGTTAATAgggcatatatgaaaattcagattgtGCAAATATATATTGCTTGAACTGATAATTCTGCAGGAGTATTAGCGTAATATCTCCGATTATTAAGTTAGCGCAAACCTCTGTATTTCTTCTTCTGATTGCTGCCTCAAGGCAAAGTATTAGCCTTTGCCTCTCTTCTTCTGAGGTGATAGGGGATCCATCAATGTGCCTAATGTAATATTCCTACATAATAAAAGAGATGTGAAACATTTAAAGATTTAATACAAGTTTATTCACTTGAAAATATTTAACATCGAGAAGAAATTTGTAATAAAACCTGATAAGCTTCTGGCCCTTCAGCAATGACAGTTCCGTGGAAGACGACATACTGCATATCGGTTAAAGTACACACAGCATCAAAGAGCAGCTTAGGCCGGTCATTACACCGCACATTCACTACCGTGTACCCTTTATCGGCACAATTCTCCACTGTCACGATCGTCTTGCTCCGATCGATGGCTCCCTCATCGCTGTTACTTTCATCTCTGTCGTAGTCACGGTCGGCGTACATGATTTGGTGTAGCCTCCTTTCTGTATGAGTGGAATCAAAGGATATAGAGGTTTTGGCGCTATGCTTATCTCGATTTCCTCTAAGCACATAGCGAAGCAGGCGTTTGATCTTCGAAAGGCGCTCGGGGTCATGGATTGGTAACAAGGTTGATTCGTCGGTTATGTAGACTAGCGCCGCCATTCGGAGGTTATGGGTCCATACTTCGGATGTGACCACATTGCATTTAAGGTCTGCAAGGACGGCAAAGATCTCAGAGAGGAGCCCGGGCCGGTCATGACCTATCAATTCAATCGTCGTGTGGTCTGAAGAGGCTTGGACTCCGACCGATCTTTTCAATGGTCGGAAGCTGAACGATTGCGATTCCAATGACTGCAAGATGAGAAAGTTGTTATTTAGGTAAGTACTTATCCTTGAtgttattgaatcaaatttgtGAATATGAAATGCTtgtatggaataaaaaaaatatattattgttcTTTCCTCCAGCaaaagcattttttttcttgtattatTATTCTTTGTTTTGGTTAGTCCCATGCTCCACAGTATGGGAGGCTGCAACTACCATACACTTTTGTCTTGAACAAGAAACCAACAAAATGTTGATAGCTTTTCACTGTTTGAAGGATTTTAGTAGCCTGAAGAATTGCaaactacaacaaaaataatgTCTTTACATATTAAACTCTTCTACAAACCAAATCTCTTCAAAAggaaaacaagaaaaacaaataaaggGAACTACTTGAACATAGCAAGATATAAATTATTGGACTTTTACCTGTTGAATTCGATCGATAACTTCATTGTTGTAGAGCTTATTCCCATCTTGATCAACAACATGGAACACTGCAAAGTGAACAGCTaaaataaatcaacaaaagcttaagagagagagagagagagagagagagagtacaaatgaggaaaaaagagaaagcttcaaaagGTAGCAAAGTGctataatttataaatcatatgataccatataatttataaaatctaaaaaatggGTACCATTTTAAGGgcatattattattaaacaaaaaaaaaactataataaaaatcACTAAAGAGAGAAGTGCTATACTTTGGACTACAGGATAATAAGCTATAAAGAGGATTACCATCCATGAACCAGTCTCCATCAGAAGTAATGTATGCTCTGCTCACAGTGAGGTTAAGATCAATCAGGGCCTGCACAACCTCCAACAAGCTCCCATTTTTATTAGCACTATCCACCTAATAACAAAACCACaaccaacaaaaacaaaaaaaaaaaacagaagaaaatttATAACTCCGCACCCACAAATAACCACTACacttacataaaattttaaaaaagaccTTCTTTTAACCACATAACGAACCTTCACTAGAGTAGCTCTCCTGCTGGAATTGTTATCCACAGTGACCCTAAAACAACGAACAAAACACTACGCATTGCATCAAACTCCTCAATTCTCAACAATCCCGTAAGCTAGGAATTTCCACAAACAGTTGACGACCCACTCCAATTCGACCATAGAGAAAGCAAAAACA
The nucleotide sequence above comes from Ananas comosus cultivar F153 linkage group 17, ASM154086v1, whole genome shotgun sequence. Encoded proteins:
- the LOC109723125 gene encoding ACT domain-containing protein ACR4-like, which translates into the protein MDCGPLADIDDEYEKLVIGMNPPRVTVDNNSSRRATLVKVDSANKNGSLLEVVQALIDLNLTVSRAYITSDGDWFMDVFHVVDQDGNKLYNNEVIDRIQQSLESQSFSFRPLKRSVGVQASSDHTTIELIGHDRPGLLSEIFAVLADLKCNVVTSEVWTHNLRMAALVYITDESTLLPIHDPERLSKIKRLLRYVLRGNRDKHSAKTSISFDSTHTERRLHQIMYADRDYDRDESNSDEGAIDRSKTIVTVENCADKGYTVVNVRCNDRPKLLFDAVCTLTDMQYVVFHGTVIAEGPEAYQEYYIRHIDGSPITSEEERQRLILCLEAAIRRRNTEGVRLELCCEDRAGLLADVTRIFRENGLSVSQAEVSTQGLQAVNVFYVVDSSGNQVQSQTIEAVRNEIGQTVLLVKDEMYANSSANDGGRFSIGSLFRSRSEKLLYNLGLIRSCS